From the genome of Cydia strobilella chromosome 21, ilCydStro3.1, whole genome shotgun sequence, one region includes:
- the LOC134750845 gene encoding transmembrane protease serine 11D-like, whose translation MVTNLVVAFLLFFGKTAFSDVERRNGVYFEYIPPKSVPGDEKREEPALRMGSQDSNEDGNIKTMLEENYRFKSDQSATRFKIAAEKKEEEHLTNNDGGMSWVFRTFAVRRIVGGMETSISMYPYNVAISRNGRHWCGGSIIDEQWVLTAGHCFESAHDNEKKKLAVFIVRAGSSFHNRGGYQARVNRVFFPSKYVPGNADYDFSLIRLDRPMPIGRNIAVLNLPSKEYLIKPDDILIVTGWGSTHETGSGHIPDRLRFVPVPAMRLSQCQSAYRFYITPRMMCAGYATGGKDACNHDSGGPAVRDGVLLGIVSFGGKQCGDPHSPGVYSRVSEMTSWVEKTIAGNECANVPELQEKIRRAREREQDLQRFKARVEDKKNRIKNWLRETLKSPTFIELAKRKLSEAQAMRRSFTESLYESQNVTDLDDSEMDDINLSNLIHDRILQSNDGNEDENMLSTLALRDIMLNEGKGKMAKDGFEELMAFVSRDDPSPPLEDKENVTRENVTQS comes from the exons ATGGTCACTAACTTAGTAGTAGCATTCCTTCTATTTTTCGGAAAAACTGCATTCAGTGATGTTGAAAGGAGGAATGGGGTGTATTTTGAGTATATTCCGCCCAAGTCGGTACCAGGAGATGAGAAGCGGGAGGAACCGGCTTTGAGGATGGGAAGTCAGGATAGCAATGAAGATGGAAATATAAAGACGATGCTGGAAGAGAACTATAGGTTTAAAAGCGATCAATCGGCTACGAGATTTAAAATTGCTGCGGAGAAGAAAGAGGAAG AACACCTAACCAACAACGATGGTGGCATGTCGTGGGTGTTCCGTACGTTTGCCGTTCGGCGCATCGTCGGCGGCATGGAGACGAGCATTAGCATGTACCCGTACAACGTGGCCATATCGCGCAACGGCCGTCATTGGTGTGGCGGGTCGATCATCGACGAGCAGTGGGTGCTCACGGCCGGACACTGCTTTGAGTC AGCACACGACAATGAGAAGAAGAAACTGGCCGTCTTCATAGTACGCGCAGGGAGCTCTTTTCATAATAGGGGAGGATACCAGGCTAGAGTCAACAGA GTGTTCTTCCCCTCTAAATACGTCCCCGGAAACGCAGACTACGACTTTTCTCTGATCCGCCTGGACCGGCCCATGCCTATCGGCCGCAACATCGCGGTGCTGAACCTGCCCTCCAAGGAGTACCTGATCAAGCCGGATGACATACTTATTGTGACCGGCTGGGGCAGTACTCAT GAGACGGGGTCAGGACACATACCAGATCGTCTCCGCTTCGTCCCCGTGCCGGCGATGAGGCTTTCCCAGTGCCAGTCCGCATACAGATTCTACATCACACCTCGCATGATGTGCGCAGGGTACGCCACTGGTGGAAAAGACGCTTGCAAC CACGACTCTGGTGGTCCCGCCGTTCGTGACGGCGTCCTCCTCGGGATCGTGTCCTTCGGCGGCAAGCAGTGCGGCGACCCTCACTCCCCGGGCGTCTACAGCAGGGTATCGGAGATGACGTCATGGGTGGAGAAGACCATCGCAGGCAACGAGTGCGCCAATGTGCCGGAGCTGCAGGAGAAAATTAGGAGAGCTAGGGAGAGAGAGCAGGACTTACAAAG ATTTAAGGCCCGCGTAGAAGACAAGAAGAACCGAATCAAGAATTGGTTACGGGAAACCTTAAAATCGCCGACTTTCATAGAACTAGCTAAAAGGAAGCTGAGCGAGGCACAAGCTATGCGCAGAAGCTTCACAGAATCGCTCTATGAATCCCAAAACGTAACCGACTTAGATGATTCTGAGATGGATGACATCAACCTGTCAAATCTAATACACGACAGGATCTTACAAAGCAATGATGGGAATGAAGATGAGAATATGCTAAGTACCTTGGCGCTTAGGGATATAATGTTGAATGAAGGTAAGGGAAAAATGGCTAAGGATGGCTTTGAGGAGTTGATGGCGTTCGTTTCGAGAGATGATCCAAGTCCACCTTTAGAAGATAAAGAAAATGTTACACGAGAAAATGTTACACAATCTTAA